Part of the Mycolicibacterium thermoresistibile genome, GTGGCCAGGATCACTGCCTTGGCGGCCACCGCGACGAAGTCCCCCGTGCGGGTGTGCAGGGCGGCGGCACCGACGGCCCTCGTGCCATCGGTGAGCACCCGCACCGGCGTCAACCGGTTCTCGATCTGGATCTTCTCCCGCATTTTGCGTTGCCGCAGCACCCGGTACAGCGCCTTCTTGACGTCCTTGCCCTCCGGCATCGGCAGCGCATAAGAGCCGGACCGGTGCACCCGACGCACCGCGTACTCGCCGTGTTCATCTTTCTCGAATTTCACGCCGTAGCGTTCCAGCCGCTGGACCATCGCGAATCCGCGGGTGGCGGTCTGATAGATGGTGCACTGGTTGACGATGCCGGCGTTGTTGACACCGTCCATGCCCATGGCCAGCGCACCGGAGTGGCGCACATGCGCCTTCTCCAGCAGCAGCACCCGCGCACCGTGTTCGGCGGCGGTCAGCGCGGCCATGGTGCCGGCGGTGCCGCCGCCGATCACCAGCACATCGGTGTCGAACCGAACGGTTTCGCTCAGTTCCGGTATTCTCATGAATTCTCCAGTGCTGCAATTAATTTCTTGCGTAAGGCGACGCGGGATATGTGCTCGGTGCGTGGTTCGGAGACGTCGAGCACCGCCCGCAGCGGTTGGCCGGCGCGACCGAGCACAGCCACCCGATCGCCGAGGATCAACGCTTCGTCGACGTCGTGCGTGACGAACACGATCGTGGTGGGATGGGCCCGCCAGGTGTCGATCAACAGGCGTTGCATTGCGGCGCGGATCTGGGTGTCCAGCGCGGCGAACGGTTCGTCCATCATCACCGCGCGCGGCGCCCCGGCCAGTCCGCGAGCCAGCTGCACCCGTTCCGCGGAGATGACGCAGATCCAGGCCACCCCCATGCCCACCGACAGCCCGCCGAACAGCCCAGGCAGGAACCACCTGTGCGCCGGGCTGCAACCCCAACCGGCGCGCCACGGCGGGCGGGGCGGCAAGGGTCATCGCGGCACGGACTCGTTGCGTACCTCGCCGTAGTTTGGACGTCTCCTTGAGGCCGACCAGGGCGTCGAGCCCATGCTCGTACTTGCGCACCAGTACGTGCGTGCCGACCTTCGGGCCGCGACCGATCAGGCCCTCCGCCTTGAGCGCGGCGAGCGCTTCGCGAACGGTGTTACGGGAGACGAAGAAATCCGCCGCCAGCTGCTGCTCGACGGCAGTCCGTCGGGATAGGCCCCGGCGTGAATTTGCTGGCGCAGCACGCAGCTCATGGTAGGTGCGCCAAAGGCACCGCTTCACGCCGTCACTTCGGGCGTTGAGAAGCCGAGCCGCAATGCGCCGCCCCGTGTAGTGCCGCTACCTGCAAGAACGCAGCCGGCGGGGCGCTATACGCCACCGCAGCCGGCGGAACGGCCTTTTGATCGCGCTGATCCGAATCGGGCACCGACTAACCTCACCCACGTGGAACTGCTCATCGCGGCGAACCCGAACCCCGAGTCGCGGTTGCCCTACCTGATCCGCCTCCCCCTCGGTGCAGGACTGGTGTTCTCGACGTCGGGGACCTGGCCGCGAACGAAGGCGTTGTACTGTCACCCGCTGGACCTCGAGCAATGGCCGGCCGACGCCGAGGTGGTCGAACGGATCGAACTGCGGGCGTGTCAGCGGCGCGGCGCCGCGATCGACATCATCGCCGCCCGGGGCCGGGAGAACCGCTCCCAGTTGGTCTTCACCACCGCGCGCGGACGCGAGGTGGTGTTCTGGCAGGGCCCACGCACCACCAGGCAGTCCCGGCCCGGGGTACGCACCCCGTCAGCCCGGGCCGCGGGCATCGCCGACCTGCACGTCGTCGTGGACACCCATGAGCGCTACGCCTACGACTTCGCGGACAAACCCGTCACCGTGAGCCGACGCGCCCTACCCTGCGGTGATTACGGCGTGGCCGTCGGCGAGCGGCTGGTGGCGGCGGTCGAGCGAAAGTCGTTGTCGGACCTGACCAGCGGTCTGCTCAACGGCAAGCTCAAATACCAACTCACCGAGCTCGCCACGCTGCCGCGGGCCGCGGTGGTGGTGGAGGATCGGTATTCGGAGATCTTCAAGCTGACCTACGCCCGGCCTTCGGTGGTCGCCGATGCGCTGGCCGAACTGCAGATCGCGTTCCCGACGGTGCCGATCGTGTTCTGTCAGACCCGCAAGCTCGCGCAGGAGTACACCTATCGGTATCTGGCCGCCGGCCGCAC contains:
- a CDS encoding ERCC4 domain-containing protein; its protein translation is MELLIAANPNPESRLPYLIRLPLGAGLVFSTSGTWPRTKALYCHPLDLEQWPADAEVVERIELRACQRRGAAIDIIAARGRENRSQLVFTTARGREVVFWQGPRTTRQSRPGVRTPSARAAGIADLHVVVDTHERYAYDFADKPVTVSRRALPCGDYGVAVGERLVAAVERKSLSDLTSGLLNGKLKYQLTELATLPRAAVVVEDRYSEIFKLTYARPSVVADALAELQIAFPTVPIVFCQTRKLAQEYTYRYLAAGRTWALDNADAAAAFGVDATADHGSHRVEPSSAQIRTWARDAGLPVADKGRLRAEIVAAWREAHT